The region GGTATTACGACAGCTATGATGGCTCAGTTACGATAGATAACCAGGAAGTAATTTTGAGAACACCATTTGACGCGCTTCACAATGGAATAGAAGTAGTTCACCAGGAAGTGGATACCCAGTTAGTTCCAACTCTAACAGTGGCTGAGAATCTTTATCTTGAAAATTTTGCTAACAGGTATGGCACAATTGTCTCTACAAGAGATCTTAAAAAGAAAGCTGAAAAGGATCTGAGTGATATAGGTTTTCCCATACCTGCTTTCGAGAAAGTTGAGAATTTATCCTTGCACGAAAAACAGCAGCTTGTGATAGCAAGAGCTTTGTTGCATAAAGTTAAATTTCTCATTTTAGATGAACCAACTTCTTCATTGAGTCTAATTGAAGCAGAAAAGCTCTTTGAGCTTGTCAAAAAATTGAAAGCGCGTGATGTCGGAATTTTGTATATAAGCCAGAGATTGGATGAAATTCAAATTGTGGCAGATGAGGTCACTGTCCTCAGAAATGGTAGAAAAGCAGCATATTTTGAACATGTACCGCAACTATCAAAAATAGTTGAGGCGATGCTCGATTCACCTCAGGAAGATCTTTTTCCAAAAAAAGATCTGAGACAGTTCGGACAGGAAATTTTGAGAGTAGAAGATTTAAAATGTCTTAACAGAGTGAATGGAGTGAGCTTTAGTGTCAGGAAGGGTGAAATATTAGCCATAACGGGCCTAACAGGTGCCGGAAAGACAGAAACATTGAAAGCAATCTTTGGAGCCATTCGTGCTAATAATGGGAAAATTTTCGTGAACGGTAAGCAAATAAAAATAACAAGCCCCGTTGATGCTATTAAAAGCGGTATATACCTCGTTCCAGAAGAAAGAAGAAAAGAAGGATTGATTCTTGACAAATCCGCGAGAGAAAATATAACCATACCTTTCCTAAAAAATTTCTGCGGCTTCTTAGGCAAAATACTCAAAAAGAATGAATGCAATCACGCCAAGAGTTTGGCTGAAAAAGTTCGATTGGTACCTTTCGACATTGAACGTCAGGCACAGTACTTTTCTGGAGGAAATCAGCAAAAAATAGTTGTCAGCAGATGGCTTGGAGGTAAACCAAAGGTGCTTTTGCTTGATGAACCAACTCAAGGTGTTGATGTAGGAGCAAAAAAGGAAATATACCAGCTTATCATTCAAGTTGCGAAAGAATCTGCTGTCATTCTTGCCACCAGTGAAATAAACGAGGCTGTTGGAATAGCCGACAGGATATTAGTCATGAGGAATGGAAAGATTGTGGCGGAGTTAACTTATGAAAATGCCGATTCAAAAGCGATTATGAGCTATGCAGCGGGGGTGAAACAGTGAAAGATAGGATGACAAATTTTCTTCTCAAGTATGGTGTAATAACTGCTCTTGTTGTTCTGATAGTTTTCTTTTCGCTCAGTACAAGAGCCTTTTTCAGCTTAGACAATTTTTTTGACATCCTCAGGGCTGTCTCTATTTTGACTATCGTGGCAATTGGTGTGACTTTTTCGGTAGTTGTTAATGGTATGGATGTGTCTGTTGGTGCCGTGACAGGATTTGCGGTGATATTTTCTACAGCTTTAATGGTTATCTGGCAGATTCCCTGGTATATTGCAATAGTTGGTGCTCTGCTGGCTGGAATTGGTATCGGTTTGCTCAATTCCTTTTTGATATTGAAACTCCGGATACCAGATTTGCTGGCTACACTTGGAACACTTTATCTTGCCCAGGGTTTGCAAATGTGGATCACAAAAGGAGATGCCGTGTATAGAGGCATGACAAATCCGTGGGACCCTATGCGCCAGGTCACAAAAGGATTCATACCCAAGGAATTCTTAACGATAGGACAGGGGTTCGTATTCAAAACAGAGAACTTTCGCGGCATACCTGTACCGGTCATTATAATGCTCTGCGTAGTGCTGATCACCTGGTTTTTGCTTGAATTCACGAGATTTGGCAGAGCTTTTTATGCAGTTGGTGGGAACATCGAAGCTGCAAGGTTAGCAGGTATACCGGTGAAAAAATACAGAACAGCTGCTTACGTAATAAGTGCTTTACTTGCAACCCTCGGAGGTCTTGTCCTCGCTTCGCGCATTGGTTCTGGTGCGGTTAAAGCAGGAGACCCTTATCTTCTGGACGCAGTTGCATCAACATATTTCGGTTTTGCAGTACTTGGTGTCAGAAGGCCTAACGTCTGGGGTACGTTCTTAGGAGCAGTTTTTGTTGGAGTTATGCTGAATGGTCTTACTATGCTCAACACACCATGGTATATACAGGACTTCATTAAAGGTCTGGTATTAGTATCTGCTCTGGGAATTAGTTTCGCCATACGCAAAGAATCACGTTAATTAAGGAGGTCGAAGCAGATGGAACAGCTCAACGAAAGAACCGTTTTGGAATATGTGGAAAAAACCGATCTCAGAAAATCTATTCTTGGCGATGGAAAACTTTCGGCTCAGATTATTTCAGAAGGCAATGTTAATTTAATATTCCGCATTTGCAATATCGAAAATGGAAATTCTGTTATACTGAAGCAGGCTTTGCCGTATGCATGGAGATATCCAGATTTCAAAATGCCAGTTGACAGGCAGAGAATAGAGTACGAAACCCTCAGTATAGAATCACAGTACGCACCAGATTATGTCCCAAAAATATATTTCTACGATAATAAATCGCACGTCCTTGTGATAGAAGACCTTAAGGAATTAAAAGTTATGCGCGAAGCTTTAATAGATGGAGAAATCTTTCCAAAAGTTGCTGAGCACATAGGGATCTTCATGGCAAAAACCCTGTTCTATACTTCTGATCTTTACTTATCTTCAGGAAAGAAAAAAGAAATGGTGATCAATTTTTCAAACCCTGTTCTGTGCAAAGTTCAGGAAGATTTGGTATTCACACAACCATATATTGATCATCCAAACAATAAATGGAGTAAGCCTCTTGATGAAATAGTAAAAAAGATTCACCAGGATGACAAAATCAGAGGTGAAATATTCTACTTCAAAGAACTTTATATGACTAAATCTCAGGCCTTAATCCACAACGATTTGCACACCGGTTCGATAATGTTAAATGAAAAAACAACGAAAGTGATCGACCCGGAATTTGCATTTTACGGCCCAATGGCACATGACATAGGAACCTACTTTGCGAACCTTGCAATTGCCTATGCCGCACAGGAAGCACACAGAGTAGAACCAGGCACAAGAAATGTATATAGAGAATGGATAGCTGAGTCTTTCGAAGAAACCTGGAACGTTTTTCAGCAGAGATTTTTGAATGCCTGGGAAAAAGATTCAAATGGCGAATGGCCTTCAGAAAGCTATAGAGAAAATTACATGCTAAGGCTTCTTAAAGAATCGGCTGGATTTGGTGCAGCTGAGATTTTCAGAAGGACTATAGGAATGGCGCATGTTCATGATTTCTGGACAATAAAAGATGAAAACATCAGGGCGAAATCAGAAAGTATTGCCCTGTATATTGCTATTAATTGGATCAACATGTGGAAAGACGTTGAAAAAATTCAAGATCTGTCGCAAGTTATGAAAAATTCAAAACCATTGATTTGAAAGGAGGAAATGATTTGAGCACATTCAGATCTATAGAATGGAAAAAGGATAAACTTGTACTCTTAGATCAGAGATACCTACCAGAGAAAACTCTGTATCTTGAATTGAAAACTGTTGATGAGGTTGCCAGAGCCATTAAAGAGATGACCGTTAGAGGTGCTCCGGCAATTGGAGTAGCAGCAGCTTATGGAATGGTTCTTTGTGTGCAAAAGCTTTCGAAAAATGACGATTTAATCAGAGAACTTCAAAAGGCCGACGATCTTCTGAGAGCTTCAAGACCCACTGCCGTGAATCTTTTCTGGGCACTGGATAGAATGAAGAAAATCTGGCAGGGATTCAATGGTTCGCTCGAAGATTTAAAAATGATTCTGGAAAAAGAAGCAGTTGATATTGAACGCGAAGATGTTGAAATAAACAAACAGATAGCTAAAAATGGTGTTGAACTTGTACCTTTTGGAGCAAAGATAATTCACCACTGTAACACAGGATCTCTGGCAACAGTTGATTACGGTACTGCTTTAGGAATAATAAGATATGCACATGAAATAGATAAGAAAATACACGTTTTCCTGGATGAAACAAGGCCAAGATTACAGGGGGCCCGTTTATCTGCCTGGGAAATGAAAGAACTCGGTATACCTCACACAATAATCGTAGATGGAGCAAGCGGTCTGGTGATGAAAAAATTCAAAATCGATCTTGCACTTGTTGGAGCAGACAGAATAGCAGCCAACGGCGATACTGCAAATAAAATAGGAACTTACAACCTCGCTATAGTTGCCAAATACCATAATGTTCCATTATACGTTGTTGCACCAACCAGTACGATTGATCTCAAAACACCTGCAGGTCAGGATATACCAATAGAAGAAAGAAGCGCTGATGAAATCCGCTGTGTGGGAAATAGTCAGGTTGCACCACAGGAAAGCCCTGTTTTCAATCCAGCTTTCGATGTGACCCCGGCAGAATTAATTTCAGGCATTATCACAGAAAAAGGCATTGTTTATCCACCGTTCAAAGAAAATCTCAGAAAGCTTTTTGAATCGGCGTAACTTCGGAGGTGATGTTCAGTGAATAAAGATATCAAGAAAATAGCAGATGGGATAAGACGCAGGGTACTTGAATTTACAATAAGAAATGGTGGCGGTTATTTATCTCAAGCATGTTCAAGTGCAGAAATTTTAGCCACTCTCTACACCAAACTGATGAACATTGGTCCATCAGTAGCTCCAAAAATTCCCCCTGCTTTCACCGGTGTACCATCGAAAAACAACAGAGAATATTTTTCCGGTTACGGTTACAACGGTCCAAAAGAACCCCAGCTCGACAGGTTTTTTCTCAGTCCCGTGCATTACGCTCTGGTGCTGTATGCCACTCTTGTTGAAACAAATCGCATGGCTGCTGAAGGCTTGGAGATGTTCAACAAAGATGGTTTTACAGTCGAGATGATAGGTGCCGATCATTCACCCGGTCATGAATTGATGTCCGGCTCACTTGGTCAAACTATCTCACAGGTTCTTGGTATAGCTCTGGCAAGAAAGAGAAAAGGTGAAACTGGGAAAAACTGGCTTGTCATGTCCGATGGGGAATTCATGATTGGCCAGACATGGGAAGCAATAGAAACACTTTCTTTTTACAAAATAGATACTGTCAATGTGATAATCGACGCAAATGGACAATCAGCAGATGGAAAAATAGATACTGTAAATCAAATTGAACCACTGAAAAAAAGATTGGAATCTTTCGGAGCAGTGGCAGTAGAAGTGAATGGACATGATACGAAACAACTCATTGATGCGGCAAACACTCCTCATGAATCAAAACCTTTGTTTATTATCGCAAGGACTATCCCATATCAGGGCATTGAAATACTCAAAAAAAGAGCACCAAAATTTCATTACATAAGAATAACAAATGAACAGGAAAAAGAAGAACTTCAGCAATTTCTGCACGAAAGATTCGGGGGTGATGGTCAATGAAATTAGAAGCAAGAGTTCATGAGAGAAATCTTGTCAAATGGGCTGCCGATAAACCGGAAGTCGTTGTTTTTTCAGCTGATTTAACCAATTCTACGGAAATAGGTCTTTTCAAAGAAACCTATCCAGATAGATTTTATTCCTTCGGAATGACCGAACAAAACATGATGAGCGCAGCAGGAGGTATGGCAAGAGAAGGCTTTACACCCTTCGTACATACTTTTGCCGTTTTTATGTACAGAAGAGCCCTTGATCAAATAGAAATGAGCATAGCCTATCCAAACCTGAAAGTAAGGATATTTGGCTTTTTACCCGGTATAACTACGCCAGGTGGTGCATCGCACCAGGCGATAAACGACATTGGAATTTTGCGGACAGTTCCCAACATGACCATACTGGAAACAGGTGATGCAACAGAAGTAGAGAGCGTTCTCGACGTGGCTCAAT is a window of Pseudothermotoga elfii DSM 9442 = NBRC 107921 DNA encoding:
- a CDS encoding sugar ABC transporter ATP-binding protein; the protein is MSKKFPGVLALDKVDIEIKSGKVHALVGANGAGKSTLVKILTGYYDSYDGSVTIDNQEVILRTPFDALHNGIEVVHQEVDTQLVPTLTVAENLYLENFANRYGTIVSTRDLKKKAEKDLSDIGFPIPAFEKVENLSLHEKQQLVIARALLHKVKFLILDEPTSSLSLIEAEKLFELVKKLKARDVGILYISQRLDEIQIVADEVTVLRNGRKAAYFEHVPQLSKIVEAMLDSPQEDLFPKKDLRQFGQEILRVEDLKCLNRVNGVSFSVRKGEILAITGLTGAGKTETLKAIFGAIRANNGKIFVNGKQIKITSPVDAIKSGIYLVPEERRKEGLILDKSARENITIPFLKNFCGFLGKILKKNECNHAKSLAEKVRLVPFDIERQAQYFSGGNQQKIVVSRWLGGKPKVLLLDEPTQGVDVGAKKEIYQLIIQVAKESAVILATSEINEAVGIADRILVMRNGKIVAELTYENADSKAIMSYAAGVKQ
- a CDS encoding ABC transporter permease; this encodes MKDRMTNFLLKYGVITALVVLIVFFSLSTRAFFSLDNFFDILRAVSILTIVAIGVTFSVVVNGMDVSVGAVTGFAVIFSTALMVIWQIPWYIAIVGALLAGIGIGLLNSFLILKLRIPDLLATLGTLYLAQGLQMWITKGDAVYRGMTNPWDPMRQVTKGFIPKEFLTIGQGFVFKTENFRGIPVPVIIMLCVVLITWFLLEFTRFGRAFYAVGGNIEAARLAGIPVKKYRTAAYVISALLATLGGLVLASRIGSGAVKAGDPYLLDAVASTYFGFAVLGVRRPNVWGTFLGAVFVGVMLNGLTMLNTPWYIQDFIKGLVLVSALGISFAIRKESR
- the mtnK gene encoding S-methyl-5-thioribose kinase, producing the protein MEQLNERTVLEYVEKTDLRKSILGDGKLSAQIISEGNVNLIFRICNIENGNSVILKQALPYAWRYPDFKMPVDRQRIEYETLSIESQYAPDYVPKIYFYDNKSHVLVIEDLKELKVMREALIDGEIFPKVAEHIGIFMAKTLFYTSDLYLSSGKKKEMVINFSNPVLCKVQEDLVFTQPYIDHPNNKWSKPLDEIVKKIHQDDKIRGEIFYFKELYMTKSQALIHNDLHTGSIMLNEKTTKVIDPEFAFYGPMAHDIGTYFANLAIAYAAQEAHRVEPGTRNVYREWIAESFEETWNVFQQRFLNAWEKDSNGEWPSESYRENYMLRLLKESAGFGAAEIFRRTIGMAHVHDFWTIKDENIRAKSESIALYIAINWINMWKDVEKIQDLSQVMKNSKPLI
- the mtnA gene encoding S-methyl-5-thioribose-1-phosphate isomerase — encoded protein: MSTFRSIEWKKDKLVLLDQRYLPEKTLYLELKTVDEVARAIKEMTVRGAPAIGVAAAYGMVLCVQKLSKNDDLIRELQKADDLLRASRPTAVNLFWALDRMKKIWQGFNGSLEDLKMILEKEAVDIEREDVEINKQIAKNGVELVPFGAKIIHHCNTGSLATVDYGTALGIIRYAHEIDKKIHVFLDETRPRLQGARLSAWEMKELGIPHTIIVDGASGLVMKKFKIDLALVGADRIAANGDTANKIGTYNLAIVAKYHNVPLYVVAPTSTIDLKTPAGQDIPIEERSADEIRCVGNSQVAPQESPVFNPAFDVTPAELISGIITEKGIVYPPFKENLRKLFESA
- a CDS encoding transketolase is translated as MNKDIKKIADGIRRRVLEFTIRNGGGYLSQACSSAEILATLYTKLMNIGPSVAPKIPPAFTGVPSKNNREYFSGYGYNGPKEPQLDRFFLSPVHYALVLYATLVETNRMAAEGLEMFNKDGFTVEMIGADHSPGHELMSGSLGQTISQVLGIALARKRKGETGKNWLVMSDGEFMIGQTWEAIETLSFYKIDTVNVIIDANGQSADGKIDTVNQIEPLKKRLESFGAVAVEVNGHDTKQLIDAANTPHESKPLFIIARTIPYQGIEILKKRAPKFHYIRITNEQEKEELQQFLHERFGGDGQ